The proteins below are encoded in one region of Pseudomonas sp. SCB32:
- the bamA gene encoding outer membrane protein assembly factor BamA produces MKRFLLSAALSALMIAQVHAESFTVSDIRVNGLQRVSAGSVFAALPLNVGEQIDDRRLVEATRSLFKTGFFQDIQISRDGNVLIVNVVERPSISSIEISGNKAITTEDLMKGLKQSGLAEGEIFQRATLEGVRNELQRQYVAQGRYSAEIETEVVPQPRNRVALKITINEGTVAAIAHVNVVGNTVFSEEDLTDLFELKTTNWLSFFKNDDKYSREKLSGDLERLRSYYLDRGYIHMDIASTQVSITPDKKHVYITVNVNEGEKYTVRDVKLSGDLKVPEDDIKKLLLVKKGQVFSRKVMTTTSDLITRRLGNEGYTFANVNGVPEPHDDDKTVSITYVVDPGKRAYVNRINFRGNTKTEDQVLRREMRQMEGGWASTYLIDQSKQRLERLGYFKQVNVETPAVPGTDDQVDVNYSVEEQPSGSITASVGFAQSAGLILGGSISQNNFLGTGNKVSIGLTKSDYQTRYNFGFVDPYWTVDGVSLGYNAFYRKTDYSNLNVDVSSYSVNSYGAGVSIGYPISETSRLTYGLTAQRDQIDTGIYTVDEIFDFIQKEGDTFTNYKASVGWSESTLNKGVLANRGHSQSLVLESTVPGSDLSFYKLDYRGQLFAPLTENYTMRFHTELGYGDGYGSTDSLPFYENYYAGGFNSVRGFKDSSLGPRSTPSVADPATTPPGTSGPDAKGRYTDPDQSPQAFGGNILITGGAEILFPLPFVKDQRQLRSTVFWDVGNVFDSKCPISTTQGCDGVKFNDMAMSAGVGLTWITALGPLSFALATPIKKPQNAETQIFQFSLGQTF; encoded by the coding sequence ATGAAACGCTTTCTGCTATCCGCGGCCCTTTCCGCGCTGATGATCGCCCAGGTTCACGCCGAGTCCTTCACTGTCTCCGACATCCGGGTCAATGGTCTGCAGCGCGTTTCCGCCGGTAGCGTGTTCGCCGCCCTGCCGCTGAACGTGGGGGAGCAGATTGACGACCGTCGCCTGGTCGAGGCGACCCGCTCGCTGTTCAAGACCGGCTTCTTCCAGGACATCCAGATCAGCCGCGACGGCAATGTGCTGATCGTCAACGTGGTCGAGCGTCCGTCGATCTCCAGCATCGAGATCTCCGGCAACAAGGCCATCACCACCGAAGACCTGATGAAGGGCCTGAAGCAGTCGGGCCTGGCCGAAGGCGAGATCTTCCAGCGCGCGACCCTCGAAGGTGTGCGTAACGAGCTGCAGCGCCAGTACGTGGCCCAGGGCCGCTACTCCGCCGAGATCGAAACCGAGGTGGTCCCGCAGCCGCGCAACCGCGTCGCCCTGAAGATCACCATCAACGAAGGCACCGTGGCGGCTATCGCCCACGTCAACGTTGTAGGCAACACCGTCTTCTCCGAGGAAGACCTGACCGATCTGTTCGAGCTGAAGACGACCAACTGGCTGTCCTTCTTCAAGAACGACGACAAGTATTCCCGCGAAAAACTCTCCGGCGACCTGGAGCGTCTGCGCTCCTACTACCTGGACCGTGGCTATATCCACATGGATATCGCCTCGACTCAGGTCTCCATCACGCCGGACAAGAAACACGTCTACATCACCGTCAACGTCAACGAAGGCGAGAAGTACACCGTTCGCGACGTGAAGCTCTCCGGCGACCTGAAAGTGCCGGAAGACGATATCAAGAAGCTGTTGCTGGTGAAGAAAGGCCAGGTCTTCTCGCGCAAGGTGATGACCACCACGTCCGACCTGATCACCCGCCGTCTGGGTAACGAGGGCTATACCTTCGCCAACGTCAACGGCGTGCCGGAGCCCCATGACGACGACAAGACCGTTTCGATCACCTACGTGGTCGATCCGGGCAAGCGCGCCTACGTCAACCGCATCAACTTCCGTGGCAACACCAAGACCGAGGACCAGGTACTCCGTCGCGAGATGCGCCAGATGGAAGGAGGCTGGGCTTCGACCTACCTGATCGATCAGTCCAAGCAGCGCCTGGAGCGTCTGGGCTACTTCAAGCAAGTCAACGTCGAGACACCGGCCGTGCCGGGCACCGACGACCAGGTAGACGTCAACTACAGCGTGGAAGAGCAGCCGTCCGGCTCCATCACCGCCAGCGTCGGTTTCGCCCAGAGCGCCGGCCTGATCCTCGGTGGCTCGATCAGCCAGAACAACTTCCTGGGTACCGGTAACAAGGTCAGCATCGGTCTGACCAAGTCCGACTACCAGACCCGCTACAACTTCGGCTTCGTCGATCCCTACTGGACCGTCGACGGCGTGAGCCTTGGCTACAACGCCTTCTACCGCAAGACCGACTACAGCAACCTGAACGTCGACGTTTCCAGCTACTCGGTCAACAGCTACGGTGCCGGCGTCAGCATTGGCTACCCGATCAGCGAAACCTCGCGCCTGACCTATGGCCTGACCGCGCAGCGGGACCAGATCGATACCGGCATCTATACCGTCGACGAGATCTTCGACTTCATCCAGAAGGAAGGCGACACCTTCACCAACTACAAGGCGTCGGTCGGCTGGTCCGAGTCGACCCTGAACAAGGGCGTGCTGGCCAACCGTGGTCACTCGCAGAGCCTGGTGCTGGAGTCCACCGTTCCGGGCAGCGACCTGTCGTTCTACAAGCTCGACTACCGCGGCCAGCTCTTCGCGCCGCTCACCGAAAACTACACCATGCGCTTCCACACCGAGCTCGGCTACGGTGATGGCTATGGCTCCACCGACAGCCTGCCGTTCTACGAGAACTACTATGCGGGTGGCTTCAACTCGGTGCGTGGCTTCAAGGACAGCTCTCTCGGCCCACGCAGTACACCGAGTGTGGCCGATCCGGCAACCACGCCGCCAGGCACCAGTGGCCCCGATGCCAAGGGTCGTTACACCGACCCGGATCAGAGCCCGCAAGCCTTCGGTGGTAACATCCTGATCACCGGTGGTGCGGAAATCCTGTTCCCGCTGCCGTTCGTGAAGGATCAGCGCCAGCTGCGCAGCACAGTGTTCTGGGATGTGGGTAACGTGTTCGATAGCAAATGCCCGATCTCCACCACCCAGGGCTGCGATGGCGTCAAGTTCAATGACATGGCTATGTCCGCCGGTGTGGGCCTGACCTGGATCACCGCGCTGGGTCCGCTGAGCTTCGCCCTGGCAACCCCGATCAAGAAACCGCAGAACGCCGAAACCCAGATCTTCCAGTTCTCCCTGGGTCAGACTTTCTAA
- the rseP gene encoding RIP metalloprotease RseP codes for MSALYMIVGLVVALGVLVTFHEFGHFWVARRCGVKVLRFSVGFGTPLVRWHDRQGTEFVVAAIPLGGYVKMLDEREGEVPPELLEQAFNRKPVFQRIAIVVAGPVANFLLAILFFWVLAMLGSQQIKPVIGSVVADSPAALGGLAAGQEVVAVDGKAVDGWNGVNLQLVRRLGETGELSVSVLEQGSSVPVMHQLQLNAWLKSADNPDPIAGLGILPWRPAIAPVLAELDEKGPAKAAGLKIGDRLLSVDGQLVDDWQQVVDKVRARPEARVVLGIQRDAQRQEIALTLAAKGEGKARTGYLGAGVAAGQWPADMLRKISYGPVDAVGQALSRTWSMSLLTLDSLKKMVLGQLSVKNLSGPITIAKVAGASAQSGVGDFLHFLAYLSISLGVLNLLPIPVLDGGHLLFYVVEWVRGRPLSERVQAWGMQIGISLVVGVMLLALVNDLSRL; via the coding sequence ATGAGCGCCCTATACATGATCGTCGGCCTGGTGGTCGCACTGGGTGTGCTGGTTACCTTTCACGAATTCGGGCACTTCTGGGTGGCGCGCCGCTGCGGGGTGAAGGTCCTGCGTTTCTCCGTGGGCTTCGGTACCCCACTGGTCCGCTGGCATGATCGCCAGGGCACCGAGTTCGTCGTGGCCGCCATTCCGCTGGGCGGTTACGTGAAAATGCTCGATGAGCGCGAGGGGGAGGTTCCCCCGGAGTTGCTCGAGCAGGCCTTCAATCGCAAGCCGGTGTTCCAGCGTATCGCCATCGTCGTTGCCGGGCCCGTGGCCAACTTCCTCCTGGCGATCCTGTTCTTCTGGGTGCTGGCCATGCTGGGCAGCCAGCAGATCAAGCCGGTCATCGGCTCCGTTGTTGCTGACAGCCCTGCGGCGCTCGGCGGTCTGGCCGCGGGCCAGGAAGTGGTGGCGGTCGACGGCAAGGCCGTGGATGGCTGGAACGGCGTCAACCTGCAATTGGTGCGTCGTCTTGGCGAGACCGGCGAACTGAGCGTCTCCGTGCTCGAGCAGGGCTCTTCCGTGCCGGTCATGCATCAACTGCAGCTCAATGCCTGGCTCAAGAGCGCCGACAATCCCGACCCCATCGCGGGGCTGGGGATCCTGCCCTGGCGTCCTGCCATTGCGCCGGTATTGGCGGAACTGGACGAGAAGGGGCCGGCCAAGGCCGCCGGGCTCAAGATCGGGGATCGTCTGCTGAGTGTCGATGGGCAGTTGGTGGACGACTGGCAGCAGGTAGTGGACAAGGTCCGGGCTCGCCCTGAGGCACGTGTGGTGCTGGGTATCCAGCGCGACGCCCAGCGGCAGGAAATAGCGCTGACCCTGGCGGCGAAAGGTGAGGGCAAGGCTCGCACTGGATACCTGGGGGCGGGGGTCGCGGCGGGTCAATGGCCGGCGGACATGCTTCGCAAAATCAGCTACGGACCGGTGGACGCAGTCGGGCAGGCACTCTCTCGAACCTGGTCGATGAGCCTGCTAACCCTAGATTCTCTAAAGAAAATGGTGCTCGGACAGCTCTCGGTAAAAAACTTGAGCGGGCCGATAACCATTGCTAAAGTGGCGGGCGCTTCAGCCCAGTCGGGCGTGGGGGACTTTCTTCATTTCCTCGCCTATCTGAGCATCAGTTTGGGGGTTCTCAACCTGTTGCCGATTCCCGTCCTCGACGGCGGGCATCTGCTGTTCTACGTGGTCGAGTGGGTGCGAGGTCGCCCACTGTCGGAGCGGGTCCAGGCTTGGGGGATGCAAATTGGCATCAGCCTGGTGGTTGGGGTCATGTTGTTGGCCCTGGTCAACGATCTGAGTCGACTGTAA
- the ispC gene encoding 1-deoxy-D-xylulose-5-phosphate reductoisomerase, whose protein sequence is MNAPQWISVLGATGSIGLSTLDVVARHPDRYRVFALSGFSRLAELEVLCQRHRPRFAVVPDADQARHLQGGLQAAGLDTRVLVGEAGLCEIAGHPEVDVVMAAIVGAAGLQPTLAAVEAGKRVLLANKEALVMSGALFMDAVRASGAVLLPIDSEHNAIFQCMPSDYARGLGQVGVRRILLTASGGPFRETPLEALSDVSPEQACAHPNWSMGRKISVDSASMMNKGLELIEACWLFDAPPSKVEVVIHPQSVIHSLVDYVDGSVLAQLGNPDMRTPIAHALAWPQRIDSGVSPLDLFAIARLDFCPPDEQRFPCLRLARQAAEVGGSVPAMLNAANEIAVAAFLERRIRFTEIAVIIEDVLNRESHTPVESLDAVLAADRRARDAAQAWLQERGR, encoded by the coding sequence GTGAACGCTCCGCAGTGGATCAGCGTACTGGGGGCGACCGGTTCCATCGGTCTCAGCACCCTGGATGTAGTGGCCCGGCATCCGGATCGCTATCGAGTCTTTGCCCTCAGTGGCTTCTCGCGACTCGCGGAGCTGGAGGTGCTCTGCCAGCGGCATCGCCCGCGTTTCGCCGTGGTGCCGGACGCTGATCAGGCCAGGCACCTGCAGGGTGGCCTGCAGGCGGCGGGGCTGGATACCCGCGTGCTCGTCGGCGAGGCGGGGCTCTGCGAGATCGCCGGTCATCCGGAGGTGGATGTCGTCATGGCGGCCATCGTCGGTGCCGCCGGGCTGCAGCCCACGCTGGCTGCAGTCGAGGCCGGCAAGCGGGTGTTGCTGGCCAACAAGGAAGCGCTGGTGATGTCCGGCGCGCTGTTCATGGACGCCGTCCGCGCCAGTGGCGCCGTGCTGTTGCCCATCGATAGCGAACACAATGCGATCTTCCAGTGCATGCCGTCGGACTATGCGCGCGGACTCGGTCAAGTCGGGGTGCGCCGGATTCTGTTGACGGCCTCGGGCGGCCCTTTCCGCGAGACGCCTCTGGAAGCTTTGTCGGACGTTTCCCCGGAGCAGGCCTGCGCTCACCCCAACTGGTCGATGGGACGGAAGATATCCGTCGATTCCGCCAGCATGATGAACAAGGGGCTGGAGCTGATCGAGGCTTGCTGGCTGTTCGATGCGCCGCCCTCGAAGGTCGAGGTGGTGATTCATCCACAGAGCGTCATTCACTCTCTGGTGGACTACGTGGATGGTTCGGTGCTGGCGCAGTTGGGTAACCCGGACATGCGGACACCCATCGCCCATGCGCTGGCCTGGCCGCAGCGGATCGATTCCGGTGTCTCGCCGCTGGACCTGTTCGCTATTGCACGGCTGGATTTCTGCCCGCCGGACGAGCAGCGTTTCCCTTGCCTGCGCCTGGCCCGGCAGGCGGCCGAAGTCGGTGGCAGCGTCCCGGCCATGCTCAATGCGGCCAACGAAATCGCGGTGGCGGCTTTCCTCGAGCGACGCATCCGCTTTACCGAGATCGCGGTTATCATCGAAGACGTGCTGAACCGCGAGTCGCATACCCCGGTCGAATCCCTCGATGCGGTGCTCGCGGCGGACCGGCGTGCACGTGACGCCGCTCAGGCGTGGTTGCAGGAACGCGGGCGTTGA
- a CDS encoding phosphatidate cytidylyltransferase, producing the protein MLKQRIITALILLPVALGGFFLLDGAAFSLFIGLVVSIGAWEWARLAGYNEQAARVGYAGVVVALMLILSWVPQLAGAVLVLALLWWLLATAMVLTYPDSASSWGGRWRRLLIGLLILVPAWQGLVLLKQWPLANWLIVAVMVLVWAADIGAYFSGKAFGKRKLAPRVSPGKSWEGFYGGLALSLAITVVVAIYRDWTVRELLLALPCAAIVVALSVVGDLTESMFKRQSGLKDSSNLLPGHGGVLDRIDSLTAAIPVFTALLWAVGWGAP; encoded by the coding sequence ATGTTGAAACAACGAATCATCACGGCGCTGATCCTGTTGCCGGTCGCGCTGGGTGGTTTCTTCCTCCTCGATGGCGCGGCGTTCTCGCTGTTCATCGGTCTGGTGGTCAGCATCGGCGCCTGGGAATGGGCGCGCCTGGCTGGTTACAACGAGCAGGCTGCACGGGTTGGCTATGCCGGCGTGGTGGTAGCGCTGATGCTCATCCTCTCCTGGGTGCCGCAACTGGCCGGGGCCGTGCTGGTACTGGCGCTACTCTGGTGGCTGCTGGCGACCGCCATGGTGCTGACCTATCCCGATAGTGCATCCAGCTGGGGTGGTCGCTGGCGCCGCCTGTTGATCGGTCTGCTGATCCTGGTGCCGGCCTGGCAGGGGCTGGTGTTGCTCAAGCAATGGCCGCTGGCCAACTGGCTGATCGTCGCCGTGATGGTGTTGGTCTGGGCGGCCGACATTGGCGCCTATTTCTCCGGCAAGGCCTTCGGCAAGCGCAAGCTGGCTCCGCGGGTCAGCCCCGGCAAGAGCTGGGAAGGTTTCTACGGCGGCCTGGCGCTGAGCCTTGCAATTACTGTCGTGGTGGCGATCTATCGCGACTGGACCGTGCGTGAGCTGCTGCTGGCCCTGCCGTGCGCCGCCATCGTGGTCGCTCTGTCGGTGGTCGGTGACCTGACCGAGAGCATGTTCAAGCGCCAATCGGGCCTCAAGGACAGCAGCAACCTGCTGCCGGGGCATGGTGGCGTGCTTGATCGCATTGACAGTCTGACGGCGGCGATCCCGGTGTTCACCGCGCTGCTGTGGGCCGTGGGCTGGGGCGCGCCGTGA
- the uppS gene encoding polyprenyl diphosphate synthase, protein MEKTKQVTPVPRHVAIIMDGNNRWAKKRLMPGVAGHKAGVDAVRAVIKTCAEAGVEVLTLFAFSSENWQRPADEVGALMELFLMALRREVRKLSANGIRLRIIGDRSRFAPELQAAMREAENLTANGSAMLLQVAANYGGQWDITQAAQRLAREVQAGHLAPDEITPELIQGCLSTGDQPLPDLCIRTGGERRISNFLLWQLAYAELYFSDLYWPDFKCDAMQAALVDYASRQRRFGKTSEQVEAEAPPTC, encoded by the coding sequence ATGGAAAAGACCAAGCAGGTGACGCCCGTGCCCCGGCACGTGGCAATCATCATGGACGGCAACAACCGTTGGGCGAAAAAACGCCTGATGCCCGGTGTCGCCGGGCATAAAGCGGGTGTGGATGCGGTCCGCGCGGTGATCAAGACCTGCGCCGAGGCGGGCGTCGAAGTGCTGACGCTGTTCGCCTTCTCCAGCGAGAACTGGCAGCGCCCGGCCGATGAGGTCGGCGCGCTGATGGAGCTGTTCCTCATGGCCTTGCGCCGTGAGGTGCGCAAGCTCAGTGCCAATGGCATCCGCCTGCGCATCATTGGTGATCGCAGCCGTTTCGCTCCCGAACTGCAGGCGGCAATGCGCGAGGCGGAAAACCTGACCGCCAATGGCTCCGCCATGCTGCTGCAGGTAGCGGCCAACTACGGTGGCCAATGGGATATCACCCAGGCTGCCCAGCGCTTGGCCCGCGAGGTGCAGGCCGGTCACCTGGCGCCGGACGAGATCACCCCGGAGCTGATCCAGGGTTGTCTGTCCACCGGCGATCAGCCGTTGCCCGACCTGTGCATCCGTACGGGTGGCGAGCGCCGGATCAGCAACTTCCTTCTCTGGCAGCTGGCTTATGCCGAGCTGTATTTTTCCGATCTCTACTGGCCCGACTTCAAGTGTGATGCCATGCAGGCTGCGCTGGTCGACTACGCCTCTCGCCAGCGTCGCTTCGGCAAGACCAGCGAGCAGGTCGAGGCCGAGGCTCCTCCGACATGTTGA
- the frr gene encoding ribosome recycling factor, producing MINEIKKEAQDRMGKTLEALGHAFAKIRTGRAHPSILDSVMVSYYGSDTPLRQVANITVEDSRTLALSVFDKSMIQAVEKAIMTSDLGLNPATAGTTIRVPMPALTEETRKGFTKQARAEAEQARVSVRNIRRDALAQLKDLQKEKEISEDDERRAGDDIQKITDKFVADIEKALEAKEADLMAV from the coding sequence ATGATCAACGAGATCAAGAAGGAAGCACAGGATCGCATGGGCAAAACCCTGGAAGCCCTGGGTCATGCCTTCGCCAAGATTCGTACCGGCCGTGCTCACCCGAGCATCCTGGATAGCGTCATGGTGTCCTACTACGGTTCCGACACCCCGCTGCGCCAGGTCGCCAACATCACCGTGGAAGATTCCCGTACCCTGGCCCTGAGCGTGTTCGACAAGAGCATGATCCAGGCTGTCGAGAAGGCCATCATGACCTCCGACCTGGGTCTGAACCCGGCAACCGCCGGCACCACCATCCGCGTTCCGATGCCGGCCCTGACCGAGGAAACCCGCAAGGGCTTCACCAAGCAGGCCCGCGCCGAAGCGGAGCAGGCTCGCGTGTCCGTGCGCAACATCCGCCGCGATGCCCTGGCGCAGCTGAAGGACCTGCAGAAAGAGAAGGAAATCAGCGAGGACGACGAGCGCCGCGCCGGTGACGATATCCAGAAGATCACTGACAAGTTCGTCGCCGACATCGAAAAGGCCCTCGAGGCCAAGGAAGCGGATCTGATGGCCGTCTGA
- the pyrH gene encoding UMP kinase, translating into MAQQLSARQPRYKRILLKLSGEALMGAEEFGIDPKVLDRMALEIGQLVGIGVQVGLVIGGGNLFRGAALSAAGMDRVTGDHMGMLATVMNGLAMRDALERSNITAIVMSAISMVGVTDHYDRRKAMRHLKSGEVVIFSAGTGNPFFTTDSAACLRAIEIDADVVLKATKVDGVYTADPFKDPNAEKFERLTYDEVLDRKLGVMDLTAICLCRDQKMPLRVFNMNKPGALLNIVVGGAEGTLIEED; encoded by the coding sequence ATGGCTCAGCAGCTGAGCGCTCGTCAACCTCGCTATAAACGCATTCTTCTAAAACTGAGCGGCGAAGCCCTGATGGGGGCCGAGGAATTCGGTATCGACCCCAAGGTGCTTGATCGGATGGCCCTGGAAATCGGCCAGCTCGTGGGTATCGGTGTCCAGGTCGGCCTGGTCATCGGTGGTGGCAACCTGTTCCGTGGCGCGGCGCTGTCCGCTGCGGGCATGGATCGCGTCACTGGCGACCACATGGGCATGCTCGCCACCGTGATGAACGGTCTGGCCATGCGTGATGCCCTGGAGCGCTCCAACATTACCGCCATCGTCATGTCGGCCATTTCCATGGTGGGCGTCACCGATCATTACGATCGCCGCAAGGCCATGCGCCATCTGAAAAGCGGTGAGGTCGTGATCTTCTCCGCCGGTACCGGCAACCCGTTCTTCACCACTGACTCCGCTGCCTGCCTGCGTGCCATTGAAATAGATGCTGACGTAGTGCTGAAGGCGACCAAGGTGGACGGCGTGTACACTGCCGACCCGTTCAAGGACCCGAATGCCGAGAAATTCGAACGTCTGACGTACGATGAAGTGCTCGATCGCAAGCTGGGTGTGATGGACCTTACCGCCATCTGCCTGTGCCGGGACCAGAAAATGCCGCTGCGCGTGTTCAACATGAACAAGCCCGGTGCGCTGCTGAATATTGTTGTAGGTGGTGCTGAAGGCACCCTGATCGAGGAGGATTGA
- the tsf gene encoding translation elongation factor Ts encodes MAEITAALVKELRERTGQGMMECKKALVAAEGDIEKAIDDMRASGAIKAAKKAGNIAAEGSIAVKVADDAKAATIIEVNSQTDFLALQDDFKGFVAASLGKAVAQKLTDAAPLIAEQEPAREALVAKCGENVNIRRLARAEGDVVGAYLHGHRIGVLVTLKGGNADLARDIAMHIAASNPQFLDPSQVSEEAVAKEKEIFLALNADKIAGKPENIVENMVKGRISKFLAEASLVEQAFVKDPEVKVGDLAKKAGAEIVSFIRYEVGEGIEKVEADFAAEVAAQVAASKQ; translated from the coding sequence ATGGCAGAAATTACTGCAGCACTGGTCAAGGAACTGCGTGAGCGTACCGGCCAGGGCATGATGGAGTGCAAGAAGGCCCTGGTAGCCGCCGAAGGCGATATCGAGAAGGCCATCGACGACATGCGCGCTTCCGGCGCCATCAAGGCCGCCAAGAAGGCTGGCAACATCGCCGCCGAAGGCTCCATCGCCGTTAAAGTGGCTGACGACGCCAAGGCCGCCACCATCATCGAAGTCAACTCGCAGACCGACTTCCTGGCCCTGCAGGACGACTTCAAAGGCTTCGTGGCTGCCAGCCTGGGCAAGGCTGTTGCCCAGAAGCTGACCGACGCCGCTCCGCTGATCGCGGAACAAGAGCCGGCCCGTGAAGCCCTGGTCGCCAAGTGCGGCGAAAACGTCAACATCCGTCGTCTGGCTCGCGCCGAAGGTGACGTGGTTGGCGCCTACCTGCACGGCCACCGCATCGGCGTTCTGGTCACCCTGAAGGGCGGCAACGCTGACCTGGCTCGCGACATCGCCATGCACATCGCTGCCAGCAACCCGCAGTTCCTGGATCCGTCGCAGGTTTCCGAAGAAGCCGTTGCCAAAGAGAAGGAAATCTTCCTCGCTCTGAACGCCGACAAGATCGCCGGCAAGCCGGAAAACATCGTCGAGAACATGGTCAAAGGCCGTATCTCGAAGTTCCTGGCCGAAGCCAGCCTGGTCGAGCAAGCGTTCGTCAAGGATCCGGAAGTCAAGGTCGGTGACCTGGCCAAGAAAGCCGGCGCCGAAATCGTTTCCTTCATTCGTTATGAAGTAGGCGAAGGCATCGAGAAAGTCGAAGCTGACTTCGCTGCCGAGGTTGCTGCTCAAGTAGCCGCTTCCAAGCAGTAA
- the rpsB gene encoding 30S ribosomal protein S2 — MSQVNMRDMLKAGVHFGHQTRYWNPKMGKFIFGARNKIHIINLEKTLPMFNEALTFVERLAQGKNKILFVGTKRSAGKIVREEAARCGMPYVDHRWLGGMLTNYKTIRQSIKRLRELETQAQDGTFAKLTKKEALMRSRDLEKLDRSLGGIKDMGGLPDALFVIDVDHERIAITEANKLGIPVIGIVDTNSSPEGVDYVIPGNDDAIRAVQLYLGSMAEAVLRGKSAGGVSADEFVEEAPADSAEG; from the coding sequence ATGTCCCAAGTCAATATGCGCGATATGCTGAAGGCCGGTGTGCACTTCGGCCACCAGACCCGTTACTGGAACCCGAAAATGGGCAAGTTCATTTTCGGCGCGCGCAACAAGATCCACATCATCAACCTCGAAAAAACCCTGCCGATGTTCAACGAGGCCCTGACCTTCGTTGAGCGCCTGGCCCAGGGCAAGAACAAGATCCTTTTCGTCGGCACCAAGCGTTCCGCCGGCAAGATCGTTCGCGAAGAAGCTGCCCGTTGCGGCATGCCGTACGTCGACCACCGTTGGCTGGGCGGCATGCTCACCAACTACAAGACCATCCGTCAGTCGATCAAGCGTCTGCGCGAGCTGGAAACCCAGGCTCAGGACGGCACCTTCGCCAAGCTGACCAAGAAAGAAGCTCTGATGCGCTCCCGTGATCTGGAAAAACTGGATCGCAGCCTGGGCGGCATCAAGGACATGGGCGGCCTGCCGGACGCTCTGTTCGTGATCGACGTCGACCACGAGCGCATTGCTATCACCGAAGCCAACAAGCTGGGCATCCCGGTCATCGGCATCGTCGATACCAACAGCAGCCCGGAAGGCGTTGACTATGTTATCCCGGGTAACGACGACGCCATCCGCGCCGTACAGCTGTACCTGGGCTCCATGGCCGAAGCCGTACTGCGTGGCAAGAGCGCCGGTGGCGTGTCTGCTGACGAGTTCGTAGAAGAAGCGCCGGCCGACTCCGCCGAAGGCTGA
- the map gene encoding type I methionyl aminopeptidase → MTVTIKTPEDIEKMRVAGRLAAEVLEMIGEHVKPGVTTDELDRICHDYIVNVQKAIPAPLNYKGFPKSICTSINHVVCHGIPNDKPLKEGDIVNLDITVIKDGYHGDTSKMFLVGKTPEWADRLCQITQECMYKGIAVVKPGARLGDIGEVIQKYAEKNGFSVVREYCGHGIGKVFHEEPQVLHYGRAGTGLELKEGMIFTIEPMINQGRPETRLLGDGWTAITKDRKLSAQWEHTVLVTADGYEILTLRNDESFPRTSA, encoded by the coding sequence ATGACCGTTACCATCAAGACGCCCGAAGACATCGAGAAAATGCGCGTCGCCGGCCGTCTGGCCGCCGAAGTGCTGGAAATGATCGGCGAGCACGTCAAGCCCGGCGTCACCACCGACGAATTGGACCGCATCTGCCACGACTACATCGTCAACGTGCAGAAGGCCATCCCGGCGCCGCTGAATTACAAGGGCTTCCCCAAGTCGATCTGCACCTCGATCAACCACGTGGTGTGCCACGGCATCCCCAACGACAAGCCGCTCAAGGAAGGCGATATCGTCAACCTCGATATCACCGTGATCAAGGACGGCTACCACGGCGACACCAGCAAGATGTTCCTGGTCGGCAAGACCCCGGAATGGGCTGACCGCCTCTGCCAGATCACCCAGGAATGCATGTACAAGGGCATCGCCGTGGTCAAGCCGGGCGCGCGCCTGGGCGACATCGGCGAGGTGATCCAGAAGTACGCCGAGAAGAATGGCTTCTCCGTGGTGCGCGAGTACTGCGGCCACGGCATCGGCAAGGTGTTCCACGAGGAGCCCCAGGTGCTGCACTACGGCCGCGCCGGCACCGGCCTGGAACTGAAGGAAGGCATGATCTTCACCATCGAGCCGATGATCAACCAGGGCCGTCCGGAAACCCGCCTGCTGGGCGATGGCTGGACCGCCATCACCAAGGACCGCAAGCTGTCCGCGCAGTGGGAGCACACCGTGCTGGTCACCGCCGACGGCTACGAGATCCTGACCCTGCGTAACGACGAAAGCTTCCCGCGCACTTCGGCGTAA